TTACCTCCAGTATAGGATTATCTCTTGCACTGGGGGCTTTTCTGGCAGGGATAGTTATCTCTGGATCTCAGTACAGCCAGCAGGCAATGGGGAATGTTTCACCCTTGAAAGACATGTTTATGAGTTTCTTTTTTGTGTCTGTAGGCATGCTGCTCGATATAAACTATGTAATTGATAACCTCCCCGTCTTTACTCTTGCAACAATTGGTATTATTGTCCTGAAATCAATTGCAGGAATGATGGGAACTTTTCTTCTTGGGTCCTCTCTACGCACTACTGTATTGACGGGGGTTGCACTTTCACAGATAGGAGAATTCTCCTTTGTTCTTGCTACGTTGGGAGTTGAATATTCTCTCCTGACGCGGGAATTTTATCAAGAATTTATGGCGGTTTCAATTCTTAGTATGGCAATTACACCTTTTTTGATCAATGCCTCTTATAAGTCTGCTGATACCCTTATTAGAAAGGTTTCAGGTATGCCTCATGGAATGAAATTGGTACACGGGTTATATTCAGAACCCATCAAAGAAGAGGAACAGGCTGAACCTGAGGTGAAAGATCATTTAATAATCGTAGGTTTCGGTTTTTCCGGAAGAACAGTCTCAAAGGCTGCAAAAGCCGCAGGTATCCCTTATCTCATTGTAGAAGCGAACCCTGAAACCGTTAAACAAGAGAAACAGAAAGGGGAAAATATTCACTATGGAGATGCAACACTTGAGGCTGTACTGGAACACGCAGGCGTCAAGAATGCGAGAGTGCTTATTATCGGGATTTCAGATGCAGCCGCTACAGGGAAAATAGTGGAGATCTCAAAACAACTAAATCCGAATATTTGCATTATCGCAAAAGTACGGGATTTACAGGAAATGAAACACCTCAATGCCCTTGGCGCGGATGAAATCATTCCCGTGCAATATGAAACCTCTGTGGAAATTTTTGTCCGCCTGCTGGAAAAGTATCTGGTTCCACGAGAGGATATTGAAAAGCTGGTAAATGAAGTGCGGGCTAACGGCTACAGGATGCTGAGAAAATTGTCAGTTAATACAGGTGTTGATGATAAATTCGATATAAAGGATGGGCTTCCAGGAGTTGAGATTCAGGTCCTTAAAGTTGGGCATGGTTCAAGTCTCGATGGAAAGACCTTGGCAGACCTGGACTTCAGGAAAAAGCATGGGGTAACTGTACTCTCGGTCAGCAGGGGCTCTGACCTTATCTATACTCCAGAAGGCAATTTCCTTCTTCAGGCAAAGGATGCCTGTATTCTTCTTGGAAAACCTGAGGATCTTTGCAGTATCAGAAGGTTCTTTGAAAGTGTTCAAGGATGAGGATAGTTTTGCCTGCTAATTTCTTTAATTAATTTCCCAAATAATTTTCTTAATCTATTCTTTCAATTAATTTCCCTAATTAGCTCCTTAGTCTATTTCCGTTTCCACTGTATATGCATACAAATATATCCCATGCATCCTGACTTTTTCCCATGCGTCAGATCATTCTTGCGTCTGCATCTCCGAGGCGAAAGGAGTTACTCAAACAGTTGATAGGAAATAATTTCCTGGTTCATGCCAGTTCATATAGAGAATACCCCTATCCTGACCTGCGCCCTGAAGAACTACTCACAAAACACTCTATCGAAAAAGCCAGGGAAGTGGCTAAACATTTCGATTCCGGGCTTGTAATTTCTGCTGATACCTCGGTACTTTTTAATAGGGAACTTCTTGGAAAGCCAGGCACTCCCGAAAAGGCAGAGAAAATGCTGGAAATGTTAAGTGGTCAGAAATTCAGGGTTATAACCGCTCTTACGGTTCTTGACCTTAACAGCGGGAAGGAAACCAGTGAACTGGAATCCACGACAGTCTGGATGGATAAGATGAGCAAAGAACAGATCTCAGCTTATGTCAGAACTGGAGAGCCTCTTGATAAAGCAGGAGCTTTTGCTGCTCAGGGTAAAGGTGCAGCCCTTGTGGAAAAAATCGAGGGCGATTTCTTTAATATCGTGGGGCTTCCCCTCTTCCGGTTGGGAAAAATACTGCAAAGAGCCGGAGTTTGCATATTTGAGAAAGATTTATCCTGAAACGGTCGACCCGCTGCCGTTTCATCGAAACCGCTGCGCCGGTTTATCACGCCGACCACGCATATCAGCCGTTTTCGCTCAAGCCTTTTTTGAAAAGGCTTGTGATCAAACTTTTTTCTAAAAAGTTTGCGATCAAGCAGTTTTTTCAAAAGGCTTGTGGCAAAAGTAATAAAGTATCTTTGACCAATTAGATAACAACGAATTAACCGATACTCTTAACTCGGGTGAATCTAAAGAAAATAAGTCTAATTTTTGCTAAGTATTTCAGGTGCTTAAATTTCCAGAGGCGTTCCGGATGCTCCAGGTTTACAATACCCTTACAAGACGGAAAGAAATTTTCAAACCTTTAAAGGAAGGCGAAGTATCGATTTATGCCTGTGGGCCTACAGTTTACAGTATGCCGCATATAGGCAATTATCGTACTTTCCTGATGACCGATAATATTGTGAGAACTCTTGAGTACCTTAGATATAAAGTAAAACTTGTAATGAACATTACCGACATAGATGACAAAACTATCAGGGATTCAAAAGCAGCCGGAGTGTCACTTAAGGATTTTACGGATAAATACACGGCAGAGTTCTTTAAAGGCCTTGATATGCTGAACATAAAAAGAGCTTCAGCCTATCCGAGAGCCACGGAAAACATTGGCAGCATGATTGAGCTAGCACAAAAGCTGATAGACAAAGGACTAGCTTACGAAAAAGGCGGGTCGGTTTATTACAGAATCTCATCATTTCCTGATTACGGTAAACTCTCAAAGCTTGACTTCAATAAAATAAAGGTTGGCGCATCAGTGGATGTGGACGAATATGATAAGGATAACCCACGTGATTTTGCTCTCCTGAAAGCCTCAACCCCGGAAGAGATCGAGAGGGGAATTTACTATGAAAGCCCGTGGGGTAAAATCCGCCCGGGCTGGCATATCGAATGCTCGGCAATGGCTATGAACTATTTTGGACCCACATTGGATATGCATCTAGGAGGAGTAGACCTTATTTTCCCTCATCACGAAAACGAAATAGCGCAATCGGAAGGGGCAACAGGTGAACCTTTTGCATGCAACTGGATTCACGGCGAACACCTGATAGTCGAAGGGGAGAAGATGAGCAAGTCCAAAGGAAACATCTTCACATTGCCCGAGATTGTAGGGAAGTATGGCGGGGAAGTTGTACGCTTTATGTTTCTCTCAGTACATTACCGTAAAAAACTGGATTACTCTGACGCCTTTGCAGAAAATGCTAAAAACAACTATTTGAAACTCAAAGAAACGCTCGAAAACCTTGAATTTGCCCTGGCAAACGCAGAAAATAAAGCTTATCCTGAAGACGATGAAGTCCTTAAAGCCCTTCCCGAACTTGAGATTCAGTTCAGGGAAGCTCTTGAAGACGATTTCAATACTCCTAAAGCCATAACTGTTTTCAGGGAACTCTCCCGTACAGCCAATAAATATCTTGAGTCCGGAAAAAACCAGCAGGTTCTCAATAAGCTCCATTCCCTTTACAGGCAGTTTTCGGATGTTCTGGGTCTTTTTGCCGAATCCAGAAAAAAGGAAATTCCCGAAGAAATCATGGAACTGGTTAAAGAGCGTGAAAACGCTAGAAAAAAGAAAGATTGGGCAGTTTCGGATGCTATCCGGGAAAAAATAAAATCTCTGGGCTATATCGTGCAGGATACAAAAGAAGGACCAAATGTAAAGGAAGCTGAATAAAGTTAATTAAATTCCTGTATAAGCTTCCTTAACTCTAAGGCAGGAGGTTCCCTTCCTCACTTTTATCAGAGAGCAGGGAAGGTAGTTCACCTGAAATCCTTAAGACGTCAATAATTATTTATGCAAATATATATATCTTATTTGCGTTAATCTATTCTTATTCTGGGTCGCATTCTCCTTTTCTATTATGCGTGCCCTATCGCCTATAGGGGGGCAATTTCTGGATAAAGTGATTATTGATGAAGAAGTTATTGATGTCTCCAGTAAGAATGCCTTGAAAGC
This region of Methanosarcina flavescens genomic DNA includes:
- a CDS encoding Maf family nucleotide pyrophosphatase — protein: MRQIILASASPRRKELLKQLIGNNFLVHASSYREYPYPDLRPEELLTKHSIEKAREVAKHFDSGLVISADTSVLFNRELLGKPGTPEKAEKMLEMLSGQKFRVITALTVLDLNSGKETSELESTTVWMDKMSKEQISAYVRTGEPLDKAGAFAAQGKGAALVEKIEGDFFNIVGLPLFRLGKILQRAGVCIFEKDLS
- the cysS gene encoding cysteine--tRNA ligase, whose product is MLQVYNTLTRRKEIFKPLKEGEVSIYACGPTVYSMPHIGNYRTFLMTDNIVRTLEYLRYKVKLVMNITDIDDKTIRDSKAAGVSLKDFTDKYTAEFFKGLDMLNIKRASAYPRATENIGSMIELAQKLIDKGLAYEKGGSVYYRISSFPDYGKLSKLDFNKIKVGASVDVDEYDKDNPRDFALLKASTPEEIERGIYYESPWGKIRPGWHIECSAMAMNYFGPTLDMHLGGVDLIFPHHENEIAQSEGATGEPFACNWIHGEHLIVEGEKMSKSKGNIFTLPEIVGKYGGEVVRFMFLSVHYRKKLDYSDAFAENAKNNYLKLKETLENLEFALANAENKAYPEDDEVLKALPELEIQFREALEDDFNTPKAITVFRELSRTANKYLESGKNQQVLNKLHSLYRQFSDVLGLFAESRKKEIPEEIMELVKERENARKKKDWAVSDAIREKIKSLGYIVQDTKEGPNVKEAE
- a CDS encoding cation:proton antiporter, coding for MALSLLANVDVILGFAILILTIFYRFEFPPVLGFLVIGMLIGPYGLEIVNGGEIVDLSTELGVIFLLFTIGIELSLNELKKMKKALLLGGTLHFLFTTILFFILCSVLGFSPVTSIFICFLVSHSSTAVTLKIFQDRNELFTPHGKTSLAVLIFQDLAIVPQILIVPMLTGSSVNFEGALPDVFIKGSLIILVFILSAKFIVPWIFYHVGRTGNKELFLVSVVFICLSASVFTSSIGLSLALGAFLAGIVISGSQYSQQAMGNVSPLKDMFMSFFFVSVGMLLDINYVIDNLPVFTLATIGIIVLKSIAGMMGTFLLGSSLRTTVLTGVALSQIGEFSFVLATLGVEYSLLTREFYQEFMAVSILSMAITPFLINASYKSADTLIRKVSGMPHGMKLVHGLYSEPIKEEEQAEPEVKDHLIIVGFGFSGRTVSKAAKAAGIPYLIVEANPETVKQEKQKGENIHYGDATLEAVLEHAGVKNARVLIIGISDAAATGKIVEISKQLNPNICIIAKVRDLQEMKHLNALGADEIIPVQYETSVEIFVRLLEKYLVPREDIEKLVNEVRANGYRMLRKLSVNTGVDDKFDIKDGLPGVEIQVLKVGHGSSLDGKTLADLDFRKKHGVTVLSVSRGSDLIYTPEGNFLLQAKDACILLGKPEDLCSIRRFFESVQG